Proteins from a single region of Abyssalbus ytuae:
- a CDS encoding DUF3857 domain-containing protein: protein MRRILLVLIIMTFNCLHNNLLSQNNNKLQLLLIDEKLIDNSNAVLKLDSMTVEIKSQRSMSIKYKRIITVLNESGNKYVHAFVGYDKSISVKYAQAIVYDSAGRQIKKFKQKDFKDRSAYDGFSLFSDNRVLYLEYSPITYPYTVEFSYETQTPNTAAIPSWYFLGSYEVSVEKSHFKVLYDQNEFHLRTKEKNFDGFNITQNNSEGIIYYYAQNLPAIKREDLSPSFIEFTPTVGVASDKFHLEGVDGTATDWNSFGKWMYNQILAGRRDLPIETVNEIKGLTSGIEDPLEKAKKVYEYVQKNTRYISVQVGIGGYQPIPAAEVDKVKYGDCKGLSNYTQALLETVGVKSYYTHVEAGNEIISFEEDFASLSQGNHVILCIPHNDELYWIDCTTQIHPFGFIGDFTDDRRVLIMKPEGGEIVKTVSYTNEDNYQKNTGNYKIDNQGNLTGNIKIVTNGIQYDNRFAIENKSEEDNIKRYKEYFSNINNLSIDDFSFNNDKNKVEFTENVNLSAGNYASVAGNRFIFVVNVFNKNSFVPERCRNRNLPLKIKRGYLDEDEVLISLPQDFSIEALPDNETINNKFGEYSVSFTKNDDGTVIYKRRMFIKEGLYPKEDYKLYREFRNSIKHLDNSKMVIIKS, encoded by the coding sequence ATGAGAAGAATTTTACTGGTATTAATTATTATGACATTTAACTGTCTTCATAATAATTTACTTTCACAAAATAACAATAAGCTTCAATTATTACTAATAGATGAAAAATTAATTGATAATTCCAATGCAGTTTTAAAGCTTGACAGTATGACTGTTGAAATAAAATCTCAACGGTCTATGTCTATAAAATATAAAAGAATAATAACGGTTTTAAATGAATCGGGAAATAAATATGTTCATGCATTCGTCGGGTACGATAAAAGTATTTCTGTAAAATATGCTCAGGCTATAGTGTATGATAGTGCAGGCAGACAAATAAAAAAGTTTAAACAAAAAGACTTTAAGGACAGGAGTGCTTATGACGGATTTTCTTTGTTTTCTGATAATAGAGTATTATACTTAGAATACTCTCCTATAACCTATCCGTATACAGTGGAGTTTTCTTATGAAACTCAAACCCCGAATACTGCCGCCATTCCATCGTGGTATTTTTTAGGAAGCTATGAGGTGAGTGTGGAAAAAAGTCATTTCAAAGTATTATATGATCAAAATGAATTTCACTTAAGAACAAAGGAGAAAAATTTTGATGGTTTTAACATAACTCAAAATAACTCTGAAGGTATAATTTATTATTATGCTCAAAACTTACCGGCAATAAAACGGGAAGATTTAAGCCCTTCTTTTATTGAGTTTACACCTACAGTAGGGGTAGCTTCAGATAAATTTCATCTTGAGGGTGTTGATGGAACAGCAACCGATTGGAATTCTTTTGGGAAATGGATGTATAATCAGATTCTGGCAGGAAGAAGAGATTTACCCATTGAAACAGTCAATGAGATTAAAGGGTTAACCTCAGGAATCGAAGACCCTCTTGAAAAGGCAAAAAAAGTATATGAATATGTTCAGAAGAATACACGCTATATTAGTGTACAGGTGGGCATAGGAGGATACCAACCAATTCCAGCTGCCGAGGTCGATAAAGTAAAGTACGGAGATTGTAAAGGGCTATCCAATTATACACAGGCACTTCTTGAAACAGTGGGAGTTAAATCATATTATACCCATGTGGAAGCCGGCAATGAAATAATAAGTTTTGAAGAAGACTTTGCCTCCCTTTCCCAGGGTAACCATGTTATTTTATGTATACCCCATAATGATGAGTTGTACTGGATAGACTGTACCACTCAGATTCATCCTTTTGGATTTATAGGAGACTTTACTGATGACCGGAGAGTTTTGATTATGAAACCAGAAGGCGGGGAAATCGTAAAAACCGTGTCATATACAAATGAAGATAACTATCAAAAAAATACCGGCAATTACAAAATTGATAATCAGGGCAATCTTACAGGAAATATAAAAATAGTAACAAACGGAATACAGTACGACAATCGTTTTGCAATAGAAAATAAATCTGAAGAAGATAATATAAAAAGGTATAAAGAATATTTTAGTAATATAAACAATCTGTCTATTGATGATTTTTCATTTAATAATGATAAAAATAAAGTTGAGTTCACAGAAAATGTAAATCTGTCAGCCGGTAATTATGCTTCTGTAGCAGGCAACAGATTTATTTTTGTTGTGAATGTATTCAATAAAAATTCATTTGTTCCGGAAAGATGCAGAAACAGAAATCTGCCTTTAAAAATAAAAAGGGGGTATCTTGACGAGGATGAGGTATTAATTAGCTTACCTCAGGATTTCTCTATTGAAGCACTTCCGGATAATGAAACAATAAACAATAAATTTGGGGAATATTCTGTAAGTTTTACCAAAAATGATGATGGAACAGTGATATATAAAAGAAGAATGTTCATAAAAGAAGGGTTATACCCTAAAGAAGATTATAAATTATATAGAGAATTCAGAAATTCAATAAAGCATCTCGATAATTCTAAAATGGTAATTATAAAAAGCTAA
- a CDS encoding nicotinate phosphoribosyltransferase: MLPFKTSIGLYTDYYELTMAQGHFLNNRHEERSCFDYFFRKNPYNGGFVVFAGLSSFIEMLQSFRFDEKDCEYLEQQGFDKNFINYLRNFEFKGNIHAVREGEIIFPYEPVLHVEGTILETQLIETLLLNILNFESLIATKACRCKLAAGDKTLMEFGLRRSQGFGGINASKAAIIGGFDATSNVYSASLYHLNSSGTMAHAWIQSFNDELKAFRTYAKHFPEDCVLLVDTYDTLKSGIPNAVIVARELEEKGYRLKGIRLDSGDLTYLSSKARKQLNKAGLEYVKIIASNQLDEYIIESLQIQGAPIDSFGVGTSLATGQEDAALDGVYKLSLFNGNPTIKISDNIAKMTLPGIKTVYRFFDEDGLFDADGIAFKDEGDFEIIHHPFETDKQKSIKGLKKEELLTKVMEGGNITYTSPSPYEIAEYVHSRLKQLPNEHKRFLNPHVYKVGITTNLMDERNNLAKQYLKKDF; the protein is encoded by the coding sequence ATGCTGCCATTCAAAACCTCGATAGGCCTTTATACAGATTATTATGAACTTACCATGGCGCAGGGCCATTTTTTAAATAACCGGCATGAAGAACGGTCATGTTTTGATTATTTTTTCAGAAAAAACCCCTACAACGGAGGGTTTGTGGTATTTGCAGGGCTTTCCTCCTTTATTGAAATGCTGCAGAGTTTCAGGTTTGATGAAAAAGATTGTGAATATCTTGAACAGCAGGGGTTTGATAAAAACTTTATAAACTACCTGAGAAATTTTGAGTTTAAGGGTAATATACATGCGGTTAGAGAAGGAGAGATCATTTTTCCTTATGAACCTGTATTGCATGTAGAAGGTACTATCCTGGAAACACAGCTTATAGAAACTTTGCTTCTTAATATTTTAAATTTTGAATCATTGATTGCTACCAAGGCCTGCCGGTGCAAACTGGCTGCAGGCGATAAAACCCTTATGGAATTTGGTTTAAGAAGATCGCAGGGATTTGGCGGTATCAATGCCAGTAAAGCGGCTATTATAGGTGGGTTTGATGCTACCTCCAATGTATACAGTGCCTCCCTGTACCACCTTAACAGCAGTGGTACCATGGCTCATGCCTGGATACAGAGCTTTAATGACGAATTAAAGGCATTCCGTACGTATGCAAAACATTTTCCTGAGGATTGTGTGCTGCTGGTAGATACTTACGATACGTTAAAAAGCGGTATTCCCAATGCGGTTATTGTTGCCAGGGAATTAGAGGAAAAAGGATACCGGTTAAAAGGCATACGGCTGGACAGCGGCGATTTAACTTATTTGAGTTCCAAAGCCCGGAAGCAATTAAATAAGGCCGGCCTGGAGTATGTAAAAATTATTGCTTCTAACCAGCTGGACGAATATATTATTGAAAGTTTACAAATACAGGGAGCCCCTATTGATAGTTTCGGGGTAGGCACATCACTGGCCACAGGACAGGAAGATGCTGCCCTGGACGGGGTATATAAACTGTCACTCTTTAACGGGAACCCCACCATTAAAATTTCGGATAATATTGCAAAAATGACCTTGCCCGGAATTAAAACCGTTTACCGTTTTTTTGATGAAGACGGCTTATTTGATGCAGATGGAATTGCATTTAAAGATGAGGGAGATTTTGAAATTATTCATCACCCTTTTGAAACAGATAAACAAAAAAGTATTAAAGGGTTAAAAAAAGAAGAATTACTCACCAAAGTGATGGAAGGGGGCAATATTACCTATACCTCCCCGTCACCCTACGAAATTGCGGAATATGTGCATTCACGGCTTAAACAATTGCCTAATGAGCATAAGCGTTTTTTAAACCCACATGTATACAAAGTGGGTATTACCACTAATTTAATGGACGAAAGAAACAACCTGGCAAAACAATACCTTAAAAAAGATTTTTAA
- the queA gene encoding tRNA preQ1(34) S-adenosylmethionine ribosyltransferase-isomerase QueA: MKLSHFNFDLPKDLLAEYPSENRDEAKLMVIHRNSGKIEHKLFRDLIDYFDEGDVMVLNNTRVFPARLYGNKEKTGARIEVFLLRELNDDQRLWDVLVDPARKIRIGNKLYFGDDESLVAEVIDNTTSRGRTLRFLYDGSYEDFRAKLKELGETPLPKYIKRDVEPEDEERYQTIYAKAEGAVAAPTAGLHFSKHLLKRLEIKGVDFAELTLHVGLGTFNPVEVEDLSKHKMDSEELYINEKATTIVNKAKEKKKKVCAVGTTVMRGLESAVSSDKMLNSYDGWTNKFIFPPYDFSIADCMITNFHTPKSTLLMMVAAFTGHDLIMKAYKEAIKEGYKFYSYGDAMLIL, from the coding sequence ATGAAATTATCACACTTCAATTTTGATCTTCCAAAAGACCTTTTAGCCGAATATCCTTCTGAAAACAGGGATGAAGCAAAATTAATGGTTATTCACCGTAACAGCGGAAAGATTGAACATAAACTTTTTAGAGACCTTATTGATTATTTTGATGAAGGAGATGTAATGGTCTTAAACAACACCAGGGTTTTTCCTGCACGTTTGTATGGTAATAAAGAAAAAACAGGAGCCAGAATAGAAGTCTTTCTGTTAAGAGAATTAAATGACGATCAGCGCCTGTGGGATGTATTGGTAGACCCGGCCAGAAAAATAAGAATAGGAAATAAACTTTATTTTGGCGATGATGAAAGCCTGGTGGCCGAAGTGATAGATAATACGACTTCCAGAGGAAGAACGCTTCGCTTTTTATATGACGGTTCATATGAAGATTTCAGGGCTAAATTAAAAGAACTGGGCGAAACACCACTTCCAAAATACATAAAAAGAGATGTAGAACCCGAAGATGAAGAAAGATACCAAACTATTTACGCAAAAGCAGAAGGTGCCGTTGCTGCCCCCACTGCCGGGTTACATTTCTCCAAGCATTTATTAAAACGCCTCGAAATTAAAGGGGTGGATTTTGCCGAGCTTACCCTTCATGTAGGGTTGGGAACTTTTAACCCTGTAGAAGTCGAAGACCTGTCTAAACACAAAATGGACAGTGAAGAGCTTTATATTAATGAAAAAGCTACTACTATTGTAAACAAGGCAAAGGAAAAAAAGAAAAAAGTATGTGCGGTAGGTACTACGGTAATGAGAGGTTTGGAGAGTGCAGTATCATCAGACAAAATGTTAAACTCTTACGACGGGTGGACTAACAAATTTATATTTCCTCCTTATGACTTTAGTATAGCAGATTGTATGATAACCAATTTCCATACACCAAAATCTACCTTATTAATGATGGTGGCAGCATTTACAGGTCACGATTTAATTATGAAGGCATATAAAGAAGCCATAAAAGAAGGATATAAATTTTATTCCTACGGCGATGCTATGCTGATTTTATAA
- a CDS encoding DUF3857 domain-containing protein, with product MKYFIFIFLLSAPLSTSVFSQTYKFGKVSKEELEEKFNPKDSSAPATILYKKQRVYYSYSEHNGFEVITEVEERIKFYNKEGFDHATEQIYLYQSSDADEKISNIKGVTYNLENGKIVEKKLEKSAIFNEDASRYRKIVKFTMPDIREGTVVEFKYDIRSPFNYNIDEIPLQFDIPVKRIEVAVEIPEYYHFKPRIKGYYMFTPQSSKKSGVINFTNKSRSGGYRFSVTKTTYTNSKINYIIDVTNIDLDDVPALKEEKYVNNINNYRSSIKYELSFTKFPDGVIKSYSTTWEDVAKKIYQYDDFGGELSKTAYFESDINELINNIPGESEKAAAIFNYVKNKMAWNGYYGYWCNDGVRKAYKANTGNTGEINLMLISMFRYAGLTADPVLVSTRSHGIPLFPTREGFNYVICALKINNNRVLLDASSKYSSPGILPERTLNWQGRLIRKDGTSLEINLMPTQPSQQIFSLMYSLEDNGTVKGKIRNQYTNHHAFSFREMYGATKEEDYLEQLENNFGGIEIEEYEIKNVEDLSKPITESYAFIRENAYDAIGDKLYVSPLLFLAMDKNPFKLDKREYPVDFSFPRTVRYLVNIQLPEGYKVETLPEGSAVMLPDNLGAFKYNIANNGNILQVIVNHEINTAIVLPIYYDILKEYYKQLVLKQTEKIVLTKV from the coding sequence ATGAAATATTTCATTTTTATCTTTTTATTATCCGCCCCCTTGTCAACTTCTGTTTTTTCCCAGACGTATAAATTTGGGAAGGTAAGTAAAGAAGAACTGGAAGAAAAGTTTAACCCGAAAGACTCATCAGCACCTGCCACTATTTTATATAAAAAGCAAAGGGTTTACTATAGTTATAGTGAGCATAATGGTTTTGAAGTTATTACTGAAGTAGAAGAAAGAATAAAATTTTATAATAAAGAAGGTTTTGATCATGCCACTGAGCAAATATATCTGTACCAATCTTCTGATGCCGATGAAAAAATCAGTAATATAAAAGGAGTAACTTATAACTTGGAAAATGGTAAAATAGTCGAAAAGAAATTAGAAAAAAGTGCGATATTTAATGAAGATGCCTCCAGGTACAGGAAAATAGTAAAATTTACCATGCCGGATATCAGGGAAGGTACGGTGGTGGAGTTTAAATATGATATACGCTCTCCTTTTAATTATAATATTGATGAAATTCCTTTGCAATTTGATATCCCGGTAAAAAGAATAGAAGTTGCCGTAGAAATTCCTGAATATTACCATTTTAAACCACGAATTAAAGGATATTATATGTTTACTCCGCAAAGTTCTAAAAAAAGCGGAGTGATTAATTTTACTAATAAATCCAGGTCGGGAGGATATCGCTTCAGCGTTACTAAAACTACATATACCAATAGTAAAATTAATTATATAATTGACGTTACCAATATTGATTTGGATGATGTGCCTGCTCTTAAAGAAGAGAAATATGTGAATAACATCAATAATTACAGGTCAAGTATTAAGTATGAATTATCGTTTACCAAATTTCCTGATGGAGTCATTAAGAGTTATTCCACAACATGGGAAGATGTCGCAAAGAAAATATATCAATATGATGACTTTGGAGGAGAATTGTCCAAAACAGCTTATTTTGAATCTGATATTAATGAGTTAATAAATAATATTCCCGGCGAAAGTGAAAAAGCCGCAGCTATTTTTAATTATGTAAAAAACAAAATGGCATGGAATGGTTATTATGGTTATTGGTGTAATGACGGGGTTAGAAAAGCTTATAAAGCAAATACAGGTAATACTGGTGAAATTAATTTAATGCTCATTTCTATGTTCAGGTATGCCGGATTAACAGCAGACCCGGTATTAGTGAGTACCAGAAGTCATGGAATTCCTTTGTTTCCTACCCGGGAAGGGTTTAATTATGTAATTTGTGCATTAAAAATTAATAATAACCGGGTTTTATTAGATGCCAGCAGTAAATATTCAAGCCCTGGTATTTTGCCTGAAAGAACATTGAACTGGCAGGGCAGGCTGATAAGAAAAGACGGAACTTCCCTGGAAATAAATTTAATGCCCACTCAACCTTCTCAACAAATTTTTTCTTTAATGTATTCGTTGGAGGATAACGGAACGGTTAAAGGAAAAATCAGAAATCAGTATACAAATCATCATGCATTTTCATTCAGGGAAATGTACGGTGCAACAAAAGAAGAAGATTACCTGGAACAACTGGAGAATAATTTCGGGGGAATAGAAATTGAAGAATATGAAATAAAAAATGTAGAAGATTTATCTAAACCGATAACCGAAAGTTATGCGTTTATCAGGGAAAATGCATACGATGCAATCGGAGACAAATTATATGTTTCTCCCTTATTGTTTTTAGCAATGGATAAAAACCCTTTTAAGTTAGATAAAAGAGAGTACCCTGTAGATTTTTCTTTTCCCCGGACGGTAAGATATTTGGTAAATATTCAATTGCCTGAAGGCTATAAGGTTGAAACACTACCGGAAGGGAGTGCTGTTATGTTGCCGGATAATCTTGGAGCATTTAAATACAATATCGCAAATAATGGTAATATTCTTCAGGTTATTGTAAATCATGAAATAAATACGGCTATTGTTTTACCAATTTATTATGATATATTAAAAGAATATTATAAGCAGTTGGTTTTAAAACAAACTGAAAAAATAGTACTTACTAAAGTATAA
- the aroA gene encoding 3-phosphoshikimate 1-carboxyvinyltransferase — MNLYLKSSVTTLNNSVQITGSKSESNRLLLLKALYPNIQIKNISNSDDSEVMEKGLQVKNGVVDIHHAGTAMRFLTAFFAAQQGRSVVLTGSERMTERPVKILVDALRQLGAEIKYEKEEGYPPLKIEGKELTENKVSLAANVSSQYISALLLVAPALKNGLELTLEGKITSVPYIKMTLALLEESGVKTSFKGNVIKVFPVTRIEDKTIVVESDWSSASYFYSIVALCEVGTTISLSSYKKNSLQGDSSLVDFYKEFGVKTTYGDNTITLEKISFVKAGKKVEFDLSNSPDIAQTIAVTCFGLGIECCLTGLHTLKIKETDRLEALKTELSKLGANIEVTDKELFLKPSTRINEEVDIDTYHDHRMAMAFAPLALKVPVIINDAEVVSKSYPGFWEDMKKLQFDIKPCN, encoded by the coding sequence TTGAATCTATATCTTAAATCTTCGGTAACTACATTAAATAACTCTGTTCAAATCACCGGTTCCAAAAGTGAAAGTAACCGTTTATTGCTGTTAAAAGCTTTATATCCCAATATTCAAATTAAGAATATTTCAAACTCCGACGATTCCGAAGTTATGGAAAAAGGCCTCCAGGTTAAAAACGGAGTGGTAGATATTCACCATGCCGGTACTGCCATGCGCTTTCTTACCGCATTTTTTGCTGCTCAGCAGGGAAGAAGTGTAGTGCTCACGGGTTCTGAAAGAATGACGGAGCGTCCCGTTAAAATATTGGTAGATGCATTAAGACAACTGGGAGCAGAGATAAAATACGAAAAAGAAGAAGGATACCCGCCTCTTAAAATTGAAGGTAAAGAGTTAACTGAAAATAAGGTCTCTCTGGCGGCCAATGTTAGCAGTCAGTACATATCCGCCTTGCTGTTGGTGGCTCCTGCACTTAAAAACGGATTGGAATTGACCCTGGAAGGTAAAATAACCTCGGTGCCTTATATAAAAATGACATTGGCATTGCTTGAAGAATCAGGAGTAAAAACATCCTTTAAGGGAAATGTTATAAAAGTTTTTCCCGTCACCCGTATTGAAGATAAAACAATTGTGGTGGAATCCGACTGGAGTTCGGCTTCGTATTTTTACAGTATTGTGGCGTTGTGTGAGGTGGGAACTACCATATCTCTATCCTCTTATAAGAAAAACAGTTTGCAGGGAGACAGTTCCCTGGTTGATTTTTACAAAGAATTCGGGGTAAAAACCACGTATGGTGATAACACTATTACTTTAGAAAAAATATCGTTTGTTAAAGCAGGTAAAAAAGTAGAATTTGATCTTTCTAATTCTCCTGATATTGCACAAACTATTGCAGTCACCTGTTTTGGTTTAGGAATAGAGTGCTGTTTAACCGGCCTTCACACCCTGAAAATTAAAGAAACTGACCGGTTGGAAGCTTTAAAAACCGAATTATCCAAACTGGGAGCTAATATAGAAGTTACCGACAAGGAATTATTTTTAAAACCCTCCACCCGTATTAATGAAGAAGTAGATATTGATACCTATCACGATCATCGAATGGCAATGGCATTTGCGCCGCTGGCTTTAAAAGTGCCCGTTATTATCAATGACGCAGAGGTGGTGTCAAAATCATACCCCGGTTTTTGGGAGGATATGAAAAAGCTTCAATTTGACATAAAACCTTGTAATTAA
- a CDS encoding HEPN domain-containing protein, with protein MKEQLSHLPPHKQKELQALVEVLQKAIHKIDMIWLFGSYATGKWVEETTFEDGTRFEYRSDYDILVILPYNDIKTHFKVERLIDKLEKTGLLNTRASIIYHTLKEVNQALSYGSYFFGDIVKEGILLIKNSKKELAKPKPLTGAEKQQKAQEHFDQWFESAEMFFEDFESNFEKGQQNNNYYKKAAFELHQATERYFHTTLLVFTDYKAKQHDIDLLRNDVIRLDERFAEVFPQNTKEEQYRFDLLKRAYIDARYRMKIYNITREELEYLGQRVALLKKLTEEVCREKINSFLEE; from the coding sequence GTGAAGGAACAACTCTCTCATTTACCCCCACATAAACAAAAAGAACTGCAGGCGCTGGTAGAAGTGCTCCAAAAAGCCATACACAAGATAGATATGATCTGGCTCTTTGGCAGCTATGCCACCGGCAAATGGGTAGAGGAAACCACTTTTGAAGACGGTACCCGCTTTGAGTACCGCAGTGATTATGATATTTTGGTGATACTGCCTTATAACGATATAAAAACACATTTTAAGGTAGAGCGGCTTATTGACAAACTGGAAAAAACAGGACTACTCAACACCCGGGCAAGTATTATTTACCACACCCTGAAGGAGGTTAACCAAGCTTTAAGCTATGGCAGCTACTTTTTTGGCGATATTGTTAAAGAGGGCATACTGTTGATTAAGAATAGTAAAAAGGAACTGGCAAAACCCAAACCCTTAACGGGTGCCGAGAAACAGCAAAAGGCACAGGAACATTTTGACCAGTGGTTTGAGAGTGCTGAAATGTTCTTTGAAGATTTTGAAAGCAACTTTGAAAAAGGACAACAGAATAATAATTATTACAAAAAAGCAGCTTTTGAACTTCACCAGGCTACGGAGCGTTATTTTCATACTACGCTGTTGGTGTTTACCGACTATAAGGCCAAGCAGCACGATATAGATCTGCTAAGAAATGACGTAATCCGTTTAGACGAGCGTTTTGCCGAGGTGTTCCCACAAAACACCAAAGAAGAGCAGTATCGTTTTGACCTGCTCAAGCGCGCTTATATTGATGCCCGCTACCGCATGAAAATTTATAACATTACCCGTGAAGAACTTGAATACCTTGGCCAGCGGGTTGCCCTTTTAAAGAAACTAACCGAGGAGGTTTGCAGGGAAAAAATAAATAGTTTTTTGGAGGAGTAA
- a CDS encoding nucleotide pyrophosphohydrolase gives MNIKNAQLVVDNWIKEHGVRYFNELTNMAQLTEEVGEVARIIARRYGEQSEKESDKDKDLGEELADVLFVVLCLANQTGVDLQEAFDKRMDKKGKRDHDRHHNNEKLK, from the coding sequence ATGAATATTAAAAATGCTCAGTTAGTAGTTGATAACTGGATTAAAGAACACGGAGTACGTTATTTTAACGAATTGACCAACATGGCGCAGCTAACCGAAGAAGTTGGTGAAGTGGCCCGTATAATTGCAAGGCGTTACGGAGAACAAAGCGAAAAAGAAAGTGATAAGGATAAAGACCTAGGTGAAGAATTAGCCGATGTTCTGTTTGTAGTACTTTGTCTGGCCAATCAAACAGGAGTGGACCTTCAGGAAGCTTTTGACAAAAGAATGGACAAAAAGGGCAAACGCGATCACGACCGTCACCATAATAACGAAAAACTGAAATAA
- a CDS encoding HEPN domain-containing protein, with amino-acid sequence MKEQLSHLPPHKQKELQALVEVLQKAIRKIDMIWLFGSYATGKWVEETTFEDGTRFEYRSDYDILVILPYNDIKTHFKVERLIDKLEKTGLLNTRASIIYHTLKEVNQALSYGSYFFVDIVKEGILLVDNSKKELAKPRRLTGAEKQQNAQEHFDQWFESANDFLITFEFDFNREKYKIAAFLLHQATERYFHTTLLVFTDYKAKQHDIDLLRNDVIRLDERFAEVFPQNTKEEQYRFDLLKRAYIDARYRMKIYNITREELEYLGERVALLKELTEEVCREKINSFLEE; translated from the coding sequence GTGAAAGAACAACTTTCTCATTTACCCCCACATAAACAAAAGGAACTGCAGGCGCTGGTAGAAGTGCTCCAAAAAGCCATACGTAAGATAGATATGATCTGGCTCTTTGGGAGCTATGCCACCGGCAAATGGGTAGAGGAAACCACTTTTGAAGACGGTACCCGCTTTGAGTACCGCAGTGATTATGATATTTTGGTGATACTACCCTACAACGATATAAAAACACATTTTAAGGTAGAGCGGCTTATTGACAAACTGGAAAAAACAGGACTACTCAACACCCGGGCAAGTATTATTTACCACACCCTGAAGGAGGTTAACCAAGCTTTAAGCTATGGCAGCTACTTTTTTGTGGATATTGTTAAAGAGGGCATACTGTTGGTTGACAACAGTAAAAAGGAACTGGCAAAACCCAGACGCTTAACCGGTGCCGAGAAACAGCAAAATGCACAGGAACATTTTGACCAGTGGTTTGAGAGCGCTAACGATTTTTTAATAACTTTTGAATTTGATTTTAACCGGGAAAAGTATAAAATAGCAGCTTTTTTGCTCCACCAGGCTACGGAGCGTTATTTTCATACTACGCTGTTGGTGTTTACCGATTATAAGGCCAAGCAACACGATATAGACTTGCTAAGAAATGACGTAATCCGTTTAGACGAGCGTTTTGCCGAGGTGTTCCCACAAAACACCAAAGAAGAGCAGTATCGTTTTGACCTGCTTAAGCGTGCCTATATTGATGCCCGCTACCGCATGAAAATTTATAACATTACCCGTGAAGAACTGGAATATCTTGGTGAGCGGGTTGCCCTTTTAAAGGAATTAACCGAGGAGGTTTGCAGGGAAAAAATAAATAGTTTTTTGGAGGAATGA
- a CDS encoding isochorismatase family protein yields the protein MKTLLIVDLQNDFLPGGALPAPDGNQIIPVVNNIMDKFDLITASKDWHPEDTVHFEKWPVHCVQNTPGSDFPNELETGKIDTFLHKGTKNTDDGYSAFEATNINLDNFLKEKGVTELYVCGLTTEYCVKNSVLDALSHHYKTYVIKDAVAGVKAHPGDEDKAWQEMKVAGATIITSENI from the coding sequence ATGAAAACATTATTAATTGTAGACCTTCAAAATGATTTTCTTCCGGGGGGTGCTTTGCCGGCTCCCGACGGAAACCAAATAATTCCGGTAGTAAACAATATAATGGATAAGTTTGACCTGATTACAGCTTCTAAAGACTGGCATCCTGAAGATACGGTGCATTTTGAGAAATGGCCTGTACATTGTGTACAAAACACCCCGGGAAGTGATTTCCCCAATGAACTGGAAACCGGTAAAATTGATACCTTCTTACATAAAGGAACCAAAAACACGGATGACGGATATTCAGCCTTTGAAGCCACTAATATAAACCTTGATAATTTTTTAAAGGAAAAAGGTGTTACTGAATTATATGTGTGCGGGTTAACAACGGAATACTGTGTTAAAAACTCCGTTTTAGATGCGTTATCCCATCACTACAAAACCTATGTTATAAAAGATGCTGTTGCAGGTGTAAAGGCACATCCGGGCGATGAAGATAAAGCCTGGCAGGAAATGAAAGTGGCAGGGGCAACTATTATAACCTCTGAGAATATTTAA